DNA sequence from the Acidobacteriota bacterium genome:
GGACTCAGCATCAGCTTCATCTTCTTCATGGGCTTCATGCTGGCCGCCGGCTATCTGCTCTACTGGGGCGTCGGCGTCTGGGGCGTCAACAACCCGGTGGGATGGGGATTCGCCATCGTCAACCTGGTCTGGTGGATCGGTATCGGCCACGCCGGAACGCTGATCTCGGCCATTCTTCTGCTCTTCCGCCAAAAGTGGCGCACCTCCATCAGCCGCTTCGCCGAAGCCATGACGCTTTTCGCCGTGGCTTGCGCCGGACTCTTCCCCATCCTCCATACGGGACGCCCCTGGCTGGCCTACTGGCTGCTGCCCTATCCCAACACCATGCAGATGTGGCCCCAGTTCCGCTCGCCGCTGGTGTGGGACGTCTTCGCCATCTCAACCTACGGGACGGTCTCGCTGCTCTTTTGGTACGTGGGCCTGATTCCCGATCTGGGCACTTTGCGCGACCGCACCAAGAAGCGCTTCTTCCAGGTGATCTACGGATTCCTTTCCCTGGGATGGAGAGGATCGGCCAAGCATTGGCAGAACTACGAGATGGCCTACCTGCTGCTGGCCGGACTGGCCACCCCGCTGGTGCTTTCGGTGCACACCGTGGTCAGCTTCGACTTCGCCGTCTCGCTGATTCCCGGATGGCACACCACCATCTTTCCTCCCTACTTCGTAGCCGGCGCCATCTACTCGGGATTCGCCATGGTGCTGACCCTGGCCATTCCCGTGCGCTGGTTCTGCAAGATGGAGGACTTCATCACCATGCGCCACCTGCACAACATGGGCAAGGTGATGCTGGCCACCGGACTGATCGTGGCCTACGGATACATGATGGAAGCCTTCATGGCCTGGTATTCGGCCGCCCAGTACGAAGTCGACATGATGCGCTACCGCGTCTTCGACGGTCCTTACGCCCATGTCTACACGATGCTGATCCTCTTCAACATCCTCATCCCGCAGTTGCTGTGGTCGAGCAAGATCCGCGCCAACGTGGTGATGCTGTGGATCCTGTCCATCGTGGTCAACGTCGGCATGTGGCTTGAACGCTACGTCATCGTCGTGACCTCTCTGGCCCGCGACTACATGCCTTCCGCCTGGGATACCTATGGAGGAACCGTTTGGGACTACATGCTCTACTTCGGAACCATCGGGTTGTTCGTCACCCTGGTCTTCCTTTTCATCCGCGTTTTGCCCTTCATCTCCATGTCGGAGATACGCCATATGTGGAGGGAGCAGAAGCATCAGGGTGAAGCCTAGGAAACGAGAAGATGCAAGCTAAAACCCAGCAGACAGAGCTTTTCGGACTGATGGCCGAGTTCAAGGACGCCGAGTCCATCATTGCCGCGGCCGAGAAAGTTCGCCGGCAAGGATACCGCAAGGTGGAAGGCTACTCGCCCATGCCGGTCGAGGAACTCGATCACGCTTTGGGCCACTCCAAGAGCCACGTGCCCAAGCTGGTCTTTCTGGGCGGGCTGCTGGGATGCGCCACGGGAATCGGCATGCAGTACTGGATCTCGGCCGTCGACTACCCGCTCAATGTCGGGGGACGCCCGCTGGCCTCCTGGGTCTCCTTCATTCCGGTGACCTTCGAGTTGACCATTCTCTTCGCCGCCTTCGCCGCGGTGATAGGGATGATCGCTCTCAACGGACTGCCTTCGCCCTACCATCCGGTCTTCAACGTGCGCCGCTTCCAGTACGCCAGCCGAGACCGCTTCTTTCTGGTGGTGGAGTCGGCCGACGCCCGCTTCGACCGAGTTGAAACCAGACGATTTCTTGAGACCTTGAATCCCACGGGAGTGCATGACGTTGAGCCCTAGAACGACCAAGCCAACTGCTTTGCGGCTCTTTGCGACCCTTCTGCTGCTGCTGGCGGCCGGGGAGGGCTGCCGTCTGGACATGCACGACGCGCCCAAGTACGAGCCGCTGGAGCAGTCAGACTTCTTCGCCGACCGCCAGGCCTCGCGTCCGCTGGTGCAGGGTACGGTAGCCCGCGGTTATCTGCGCCAGGACAAGCTGCTCTACACAGGCAAGATCGACGGCGACTTTGCGCCCCTCTTCCCCTTCCCGATCACCGAGGAGATCCTGCTGCGCGGACAGGAGCGCTACAACATCTACTGCTCGCCTTGCCATGGGCGGACCGGCAACGGCCGCGGGATGATCGTGCAGAGAGGCCTCAAGCAGCCCGAGAGCTACCATTCCCAGCGTTTGCTGGAGATGCCTCCGGGTTACTACTACGACGTCATCACCAACGGATTCGGCGTGATGTACTCCTATGCTTCGCGCATCAAGCCCGAAGAACGCTGGGCCATCGCGGCTTACATCCGGGCCCTGCAGTACAGCCAAGCGGCGCCGCTTGAAGATCTGCCCCAAGAAGACCGCCAGAGACTGAGGGAACTGCAATGAACGAGTCCGCAAATATCGGCCCGCGTCTGGAGAGCCTGCAGAGCGCCGCACTGGGAGTGGGGGCGCTGGCCGCCGTGCTGTCGATCGGGGCTGCCTTTATGGACTTCGAGGCCTTTTCCAAGTCCTACCTGCTGGCCTTCGTCTTCTGGATCGGGCTGCCGCTGAGCTGCCTGGCCTTGTTCATGCTCCACAATCTGGTGGGCGGACGCTGGAGCTTCTTCGTGCGGCGGCAGTTGGAAGCCGGGAGCCGCACGCTGCCCGTTTTCGTGCTCTTCTTCATCCCGGTGGGGCTGGCCGTCTCGGGAACCCACCTCTATGAATGGCCCCACTATCAGGTGGGAAGCGGAGACGCCATCCTCGACCATAAGGCGGCCTATCTCAACCAGACCTTTTTCTACCTGCGCACAGCCCTCTTCTTCGCCATTTGGATCGGCTTGGCGCTGATGCTCAACAAGTGGTCGGCCCAGCAAGACCGCGGCGGCAACGGATCGCTGGTCAAGCGCATGAACTTCGTCAGCGGACCCGGAATCGTCATCTACTTCCTGACGGTGACGCTCTTCTCGGTCGACCTGCTGATGTCGCTTGATCCGCACTGGTTTTCGACCATCTACGCCCTCATCTACATCATCGGGCAGGCCCTTCTGACCCTATGCTTCCTGGTGCTGATCTCGCGCCGCCTGGCTGAGCGCGAGCCGCTCAAGACGGTGGCTTCGTCCGATCGCTTTCACGAACTGGGCAATTTCATGCTGGCCTTCGTGATGCTGTGGGCCTACCTCTCGGTTTCACAGTTGCTGATCATCTGGTCGGCCAACCTGCCGGAAGTCAATCCCTGGTACGTGACCCGCTTTCAGGATCCCTGGGCCCTGATGGGCTTCGCCATCCTCCTCCTCCATTTCGCAGTGCCTTTTCTGCTGTTGCTGTGGAGGACCACGAAGCGGCACCCCAACCTGCTGCGAAACGTGGCCCTCGGACTCATCGTCATGCGTCTGGCGGAGCTCTTCTGGATCATCAAGCCCAGCATAGATCCGGCCGCCCAAACCAGTTTCGCGCCCCTCAACCTGGCAATGGACCTGATCACCTGGCTGGCGCTGGGCGGCCTCTGGATCTTCCTCTTTTTGGGACAGTTAAAGAAGCGGGCCCTGCTGCCCGTCAACGATCCGCGGCTGCCTCATGAGTTCGTCGAGAAGCTGTCCGCCGAAGAAGCCGGAGCCTAGGAGAAAACGATGGCTCGACAACATCCCAAACATGACCACGAACGCAGCGATACCCCCCTGCGTCCGCTTATGATATTCGGAGGCGCTCTGTTGGCTGTCACGGTAGCCGCCATGCTGGCCATGTGGGGACTGTTCCACTACCTGCAGGACAAGACGGTAGACACCTATCCTCAGCCCTCGCCCCTGGCCGAGACTTTCGAGAGGCCGGCGGCGCCCCTGCTGCAAGCCGATCCGCCGCGCGAGCTCGAAATGCTGCGCCGCCAGGAAGACGCCATCCTCAAGACCTACGGCTGGGTCGACACGGTCAACAACGTCGTGCGCATCCCCATCGAACGGGCCATCCAGGTGGTGGCCGAAAAGAAATTGCTGCCCCACCGCCCGCAGCAGCAGCCCGCAGTGGCCGCGCCCCGGCCGACGGAGGAGGAATCGGATCAGAACCCTTAGATTGGCCGGCTGAGTTGGTTTGGTTGGCGGCAGAGGACGTGCGAATCTAGTGAACGCGACTTGATATGAAGGACCTTAAACCATTACGGACCGCAGTTGCGGCGCTGGCTCTCTTGGCGGGACTGACGGCCACGACCTGGGCCCAGATGCCCAATTCTGAAACGCCCCCTGAAAAGCGCCAAGGGGTGGGGATCGATCAGAATCTGGATGCGGCTCTGCCTCTTGATCTTGAGTTCGTCGACGAAGAAGGCCGCCCCGTCAAGCTGGGAGCCTACTTCCGCCAAAAGCCGGTCATCCTGGCCATGGTCTATTACGAATGTCCCATGCTCTGCACGCTGGTGCTCAACGGTCTGCTGCGGGGGTTGAGCCCTCTGCAGTTCAGCGCCGGAGAGGAATTCGACGTGGTGGCCGTAAGCATCGACCCCGGCGAAACCGCCGCGTTGGCCAAAGCCAAGAGGGCCGAGTACGTGAAGCTCTATGACCGCGAGTCGGGAGGCAGGGGCTGGCACTTCTTGACGGGCGACGAAGAGAACATCCGCAAGCTGGCGGAGGTGGTGGGCTTCAACTACCGCTACGATAGCGAGACCGACCTCTACATTCATGCCAGCGGCCTCATGATGGCGACTCCTGAGGGGCGGCTGTCCCGCTATTTTTATGGAATCGAGTATCCGCCCCGCGACCTGCGCCTGGCCTTGGTGGAATCGTCCCAGGGTAAGATCGGCAGCCCGGTGGATCAGTTGTTGCTCTATTGCTTCAGCTACGATCCCACGCTGGGCAAGTACACCATGGTGGTCATGAACGTGCTCCGGCTGGGTGGCATTTTGACCATTCTGGCGGTGGCCGCCTTCATCATCGTCAGCTATCGCCGCGACCGGCGCCGCCACAACGCGGAGGCCGCTGCCGGATGACGCATATGAGAACAGGGCTCTCGAAGCCCCAGGAGTTCAAGGGCCGGATGCTCTCGCTCCTCGAGAAGCTCTTAGCGAGGAACAATGTCTGAATTCAGTTTTATTCCTGAAAGCGCCTCGACTTTCGCAGCGCAGGTCGACGCCTTGTTTTGGCTGCTGGTGGCGGTCACGGCCTTCTTCACCACGGTCATCTCGGCCGCCGTGCTCTACTTTGCCATCAAGTACCGCCGCTCCAAGTCGCCGGTGGCCGAGCCGGCCCGCAGCACCTTGGCCCTCGAAGTGACCTGGTCGGTGATCCCGCTGTGCATCGCCCTCTTCATCTTCGCCTGGGGAGCCGACGTCTTCATGCACATGAACACGCCCCCGGCCGAGACCCTCGATATCTACGTCACCGGCAAGCAATGGATGTGGAAGATCCAGCATCCGGAAGGCAAGCGCGAGATCAACGACCTGCATATTCCCGTGGGCACCCCGGTCAAGCTCACCATGACCTCGGAAGACACCATCCACAGTTTCTTCATCCCGGCCTTCCGCACCAAGATGGACGTGCTGCCGGGGCGCTACACAACCCAATGGTTCCAGGCCACCCGGACGGGCGAATACCATCTCTTCTGCACCGAATACTGCGGGACCAAGCACTCCGAGATGATCGGCACCGTCTACGTGATGGAGCCCGAGGCCTACGATGCCTGGGTGGCTGGAGGAGTGGCCGGCCTGACCGCCGCCGAGGCCGGCGAGCAGCTCTTTCAGGGACTGGGCTGCGCCACCTGCCACAGTCCCCAGTCAGGCGCCCGCGGCCCTCACCTGCTGGGCAAGTACGGTACCGAACAAGCCCTGGAAGGCGGCCGCACGGCTCTCTTCGATGAGGAATATACACGCGAAAGCATCCTCAATCCGCGCGCCAAGGTAGTCAGCGGCTATCAGCCCGTCATGCCCAGCTTCCAAGGTCAAATCAGCGAAGAAAACCTCTTGCGCTTGATCGCTTACATCAAGTCCATCGGAGCTGACACGGCTTCGGGGGAGGAAACCGAATAATGAGCAGCACCTCAGTGGACCAGGGCGCGGTGCTGGAGCGTCCGCCCCGCGGCAGCAAGCCCTTGAATTATCTCAATATCAGCCACGGACTCAGGTCCTGGCTGTTGACCGTCGACCACAAGCGCATCGGCATTCTCTATCTCATCTCCGTCACGCTTTTCTTCTTCCTGGGAGGCGCCATGGCGGTGGGCATCCGCCTGGAGCTGGCCTCGCCCCAAGGAGACCTGCTGGCGGCCGAGACCTACAACAAGCTCTTCACCATGCACGGCGTGGTGATGGTCTTTTTCTTTCTCATCCCCAGCATTCCGGCAGTTTTCGGCAACTTCCTGGTGCCGATGATGATCGGCGCCCGCGACGTGGCCTTTCCCAAGCTCAACCTCCTGAGCTGGTACGTCTTCATAACCGGCGGCACACTGACGCTCATCGCCATGGTGGCGGGAGGCGTCGATACGGGATGGACCTTCTACGCTCCTTACAGCACGACCTACGCCAACGGATGGGTGGTGCTGACCGGGGTCGGCATTTTCATCACCGGGTTTTCATCCATCCTCACCGGACTCAATTTCATCGTCACCATCCACAAGATGCGGGCGCCCGGATTGACCTGGTTCAAGCTGCCCCTCTTCATCTGGTCCCACTACGCCACCGCGCTGATCATGATTCTGGGGACGCCGGTCATCGCCATCACCGTTTTGCTGGTGGCGGTGGAAAGGCTCTTCCGCATCGGCATCTTCGATCCGGCCTTGGGCGGCGACCCGGTGCTCTTTCAGCACCTCTTCTGGTTCTACTCCCACCCGGCCGTCTACATCATGATCCTGCCCTCCATGGGAGTGATGAGCGAACTGGTGACCTGCTTCTCGCGCAAGCGCGTCTTCGGCTACAAGTTCATCGCCTTCTCCAGCCTGGCTATCGCCGTCCTGGGCTTTCTGGTCTGGGGACACCACATGTTCGTGAGCAGCCAGTCCATCTACGCCGGAATGGTGTTCTCGGTGCTGAGCATGCTGGTGGCTATTCCCTCGGCCGTCAAGGCCTTCAACTGGACGGCCACCCTCTACAAGGGATCGGTTTCCTACCAGGCCCCCATGATCTACGCCTTCGGCTTCTTGGGCCTGTTTCTGATCGGGGGACTGACGGGGCTCTTCTTGTCCACGCTGGGGACCGACGTTCATCTGCACGACACCTATTTCGTGGTGGCCCACTTTCATTTCATCATGGTGGGGGGAGCCATCATGGGTTATCTGGGAGCCATCCATTTCTGGTGGCCCAAGATGACCGGGCGCATGTATTCCGAAGGTTGGGCGCGCTTTGCCGCGCTGGTCATCTTCATCGGCTTCTACCTGACCTTCTTCCCCCAGTTCGTGGTGGGCTACCTGGGCATGCCGCGCCGCTACCACGTCTACCCCGAGGAATTCCAGATCCTCAACGTCCTCTCCACAGCGGGAGCCTCCATCCTGGGAGCCGGATACCTGATTCCCATGGTGTATCTGATGGTTTCCCTCTTCAAGGGCAAGAAGGCTTCGCCCAATCCCTGGGACGCCAAGGGGCTGGAATGGCAGACGCCGTCGCCGCCGCCCACCGAGAACTTCCCGGTAACGCCGGTAGTGACCGAAAATCCCTACAACTATCCTGGAATGGAAGACGAAAGAGACAGGGAGGCAGACCGTGAGCACGCACCCGCAAGCGCCTGAGGCCGGCCACAATCCGTTCGTGGCCCATCACTTCGACGACATGGGCCAGCAGAAGGAAGCCGCGACGCTGGGCATGTGGGCCTTTCTGGTGACCGAGATCATGTTCTTCGGCGGACTCTTCGTGGGCTACGGCGTCTACCGCTTCATGTATCCCGAGGCCTTCCACTTCGGCAGCCATGAGT
Encoded proteins:
- the nrfD gene encoding NrfD/PsrC family molybdoenzyme membrane anchor subunit, which codes for MATQSQKLPSGYEPPPKVIKPGHDLGTISDRLSAFVLRKRTPQWWLVGLSISFIFFMGFMLAAGYLLYWGVGVWGVNNPVGWGFAIVNLVWWIGIGHAGTLISAILLLFRQKWRTSISRFAEAMTLFAVACAGLFPILHTGRPWLAYWLLPYPNTMQMWPQFRSPLVWDVFAISTYGTVSLLFWYVGLIPDLGTLRDRTKKRFFQVIYGFLSLGWRGSAKHWQNYEMAYLLLAGLATPLVLSVHTVVSFDFAVSLIPGWHTTIFPPYFVAGAIYSGFAMVLTLAIPVRWFCKMEDFITMRHLHNMGKVMLATGLIVAYGYMMEAFMAWYSAAQYEVDMMRYRVFDGPYAHVYTMLILFNILIPQLLWSSKIRANVVMLWILSIVVNVGMWLERYVIVVTSLARDYMPSAWDTYGGTVWDYMLYFGTIGLFVTLVFLFIRVLPFISMSEIRHMWREQKHQGEA
- a CDS encoding DUF3341 domain-containing protein; translation: MQAKTQQTELFGLMAEFKDAESIIAAAEKVRRQGYRKVEGYSPMPVEELDHALGHSKSHVPKLVFLGGLLGCATGIGMQYWISAVDYPLNVGGRPLASWVSFIPVTFELTILFAAFAAVIGMIALNGLPSPYHPVFNVRRFQYASRDRFFLVVESADARFDRVETRRFLETLNPTGVHDVEP
- a CDS encoding cytochrome c gives rise to the protein MSPRTTKPTALRLFATLLLLLAAGEGCRLDMHDAPKYEPLEQSDFFADRQASRPLVQGTVARGYLRQDKLLYTGKIDGDFAPLFPFPITEEILLRGQERYNIYCSPCHGRTGNGRGMIVQRGLKQPESYHSQRLLEMPPGYYYDVITNGFGVMYSYASRIKPEERWAIAAYIRALQYSQAAPLEDLPQEDRQRLRELQ
- a CDS encoding SCO family protein codes for the protein MKDLKPLRTAVAALALLAGLTATTWAQMPNSETPPEKRQGVGIDQNLDAALPLDLEFVDEEGRPVKLGAYFRQKPVILAMVYYECPMLCTLVLNGLLRGLSPLQFSAGEEFDVVAVSIDPGETAALAKAKRAEYVKLYDRESGGRGWHFLTGDEENIRKLAEVVGFNYRYDSETDLYIHASGLMMATPEGRLSRYFYGIEYPPRDLRLALVESSQGKIGSPVDQLLLYCFSYDPTLGKYTMVVMNVLRLGGILTILAVAAFIIVSYRRDRRRHNAEAAAG
- the coxB gene encoding cytochrome c oxidase subunit II, producing the protein MSEFSFIPESASTFAAQVDALFWLLVAVTAFFTTVISAAVLYFAIKYRRSKSPVAEPARSTLALEVTWSVIPLCIALFIFAWGADVFMHMNTPPAETLDIYVTGKQWMWKIQHPEGKREINDLHIPVGTPVKLTMTSEDTIHSFFIPAFRTKMDVLPGRYTTQWFQATRTGEYHLFCTEYCGTKHSEMIGTVYVMEPEAYDAWVAGGVAGLTAAEAGEQLFQGLGCATCHSPQSGARGPHLLGKYGTEQALEGGRTALFDEEYTRESILNPRAKVVSGYQPVMPSFQGQISEENLLRLIAYIKSIGADTASGEETE
- a CDS encoding cytochrome c oxidase subunit I; amino-acid sequence: MSSTSVDQGAVLERPPRGSKPLNYLNISHGLRSWLLTVDHKRIGILYLISVTLFFFLGGAMAVGIRLELASPQGDLLAAETYNKLFTMHGVVMVFFFLIPSIPAVFGNFLVPMMIGARDVAFPKLNLLSWYVFITGGTLTLIAMVAGGVDTGWTFYAPYSTTYANGWVVLTGVGIFITGFSSILTGLNFIVTIHKMRAPGLTWFKLPLFIWSHYATALIMILGTPVIAITVLLVAVERLFRIGIFDPALGGDPVLFQHLFWFYSHPAVYIMILPSMGVMSELVTCFSRKRVFGYKFIAFSSLAIAVLGFLVWGHHMFVSSQSIYAGMVFSVLSMLVAIPSAVKAFNWTATLYKGSVSYQAPMIYAFGFLGLFLIGGLTGLFLSTLGTDVHLHDTYFVVAHFHFIMVGGAIMGYLGAIHFWWPKMTGRMYSEGWARFAALVIFIGFYLTFFPQFVVGYLGMPRRYHVYPEEFQILNVLSTAGASILGAGYLIPMVYLMVSLFKGKKASPNPWDAKGLEWQTPSPPPTENFPVTPVVTENPYNYPGMEDERDREADREHAPASA